ATCTTCGTGGTCGGCTCGGCGATCACGGCGATGGCCTCGGAGCTGTCCGTCCTCGTAGTGGGGCGGGTGCTGCAGGGCCTGGGCGGTGGCGGTTTGGTCCCCGCGACCCTGGCGCTCGTCGCACAACTTTGGCCGCCGGGGGAGCGCGGCACCCCGCTCGGAATCGTGGGCGCGGTCCAGGAGATCGGCAGTGTGCTCGGCCCGCTCATCGGCGCCCTGATCCTGACGATCTGGGACTGGCGGGCGATCTTCTGGGTCAACGCTGTGGCAGGTGTCGCACTCGCAGTGGCGATCCGCATCGTCGGTGGCGCTCCCGCCCCGACGACGCGGGTGAGGCCCTACTGGTGGCGTCCGGTCGCGGTGGTGACGGCGGTGGCCGGGCTCATCGGCGCAGTTCTGCTCACCCTGGCGCTCACTGCACCCTCGGCATTGACATCCTCCATCCGCTGGGGCGCCCCCTTCGTGCCGTACGGCGCACATACCTCGCGGATGCTGACCCCTATCGGGGTGTGGTCGATGATCGCGCTCGGGATCGCTCTGATGCTGGCGGTGCTCCTGGTCTGGCGCGTCTTCGCAAGCGTCGACCTGCCCGGCGCAGCACTGATCGGGCTCGCCCTCGGCGCGTTGATCCTGACGTTCGCGACGTCCGACCCCTCCCGACAGGTCATCGGTCCGCTCGGCCTGTGGCTGCTCCCGATCGCGGTTATCGCGTCCGGGCTCTTCGCCTGGCGGCAACGGGTGATCGCTGATCCCCTCGTGGCCCGCGGCGTCATTCGCGGCAGGGTCACCCCCGCGCTGGTCTGCTCGCTGTTCGCGGGTACGGCCCTGGTCTCGATCATCGTCGACATTCCGCTGCTGGCTCAGTTGACGATCACCGGCAACACCGAGCGTGACGGGGCCTTGATCCTGTTGCGCTTCCTGGTGGCCGTGCCGGTCGGTGCGCTGGCCGGTGGACTGCTGTTGCGTCGTTTCGGTCCTGGCTTGATCGCGCCGGTGGGCTTTGCGTTGACGGCCGCCGGGCTGCTGGTGATGTCGACCTGGGGCAAGGGATCGCTGCAGAGTGCGTCCGCCTGGATCGTGTTGATCGTGGTGGGGTTGGGCATCGGTCTGTCCATCGCGCCCATCAACGACGCGGCGCTCTACGAGGCCACGCCGGATCAGCAGGGCATCGTTTCGGCGCTGGTCGTGGTCAGCCGGATGATCGGCATGGTCGTCGGCCTCGGCCTGCTTACCGCGATCGGACTGCACCAGTTCTACGAGCGGGTCGCCGGTATTACGAATGCCACGGATCGACAGATTGCCGACGCAGCGATCGTGCAGGTGCAGACAATCTTCCTGGGCGCCGCGATCGCCGGATTCGTTGCGGCCGCAGTAGGAATCGCGCTCGGAGTGCGCAAGATCGCGGTGCACCATGTGCTCGGCGAAAGCGTCCCGCGTGAGTCGGTCGAATCCTGAGGGTCCTCGCTTCGGCACAGGACAGCACGCTGGCGTGGTGCGCAGCAACCAGATGCCGATCGAAGATCAGGCAACCGTCGCGGTGTTCGGCGAGCCGGTGAATTCGTAGTCGATCATCTCCGGACGTCGGGTGCGGCGTTCGTACTCCGGCACCGATCCGGGCCACAGCGTGCGGTTGCGGCCGAGTTCGTCCAGGTACCAGCTGTTGCATCCGCCGATCGCCCACACAGTCGAGGAGGTCCGACGATCCAGGGTCGCGAGGTGCGCCTCGGCAACCGCTTCGCGTACTTCGATGGCCCCTGCACCGCGCTCATCCCGTTCGTCCAGCAACTTCACGGTGAGAGCGATCTGCGCCTCGATCATCAAGACGACCGAGTTGTGCCCGAGTGCTGTATTGGGCCCGAGCAGGAAGAACAGGTTGGGAAAATGCGGCACCGTGACCCCGTAGTAGGAGGTGATGCCGCGGTCCCACTCGTGGGCGAGGTCGTGTCCGCCCGATCCGGTGAATCCGAGGTGCCGGTAGGAGCCGGTGACGTCGAATCCGGTGGCGAGCACGAGCACGTCCAGTTCGTGACGGGTGCCATCGACAGTCGTCAGGCCCATCCCGTCAGCAGTAGCCACGGACTCGGTCTCGACGTGCACGTTCTTGCGGGCAAGCGCGGGGTAGTACGTGCTGGAGAAGGTCACCCGCTTGCACCCCAGGGTGTAGCTGGGCGTGAGCTTCCGGCGTAGCACCGGATCTTTGACGGCCTTGGCGATATTGGCTCGCGCCAGGAGCGAGTAGGCCTTCAGCACTGGAACCGCCCGTGAGAACGCGTATCCGCGGATCTCGTTCCACGTCTGGATCTTTGCCCGGTGCGCTTTCATCAACCAGGGGCGCTTCTCGTATGCATCGTGCAGCGATTCGGGGTACTCAGGGTCGATCTTTGGTAGCACCCACGCCGGGGTGCGCTGGAAGACGGTCAGGTGATCGGCATCCTGCGCCAGGTAGGGAATCGCCTGCACCGCGCTTGCTCCGGTGCCGATGATGCCCACCTTGCGACCGAACATGCTGGCGCCCGGATCCCAGGTTGCGGTGTGCATGATCTCGCCGGCGAAGTTCTCCAGACCCGGTATGTCGGGCAGCGACGGGTCGTGCAGCGCGCCGACCCCCAGGACGACGGCTCCCGCGACGAGATGCTGTTCCTCGTCGTCGGCACCGAGCACGGTGAGGTGCCAGACAGACAGGCTCTCGTCGTAGACGCCCCGGGTGACCTGGGCGTCGAACTGCACGTGCTTGCGGACGTCGTACTTCTCCACCACGTAGAGCAGGTAGTCCTGGATCTCGTCGCTGGTGGCGTAGGCGCGCGACCAGTACGGGTTGGGCTCGAAGGAGAAGGAGTAGAGGTGGCTCGGCACATCGCACGCGCACCCGGGATAGCGGTTGTCGCGCCATGTCCCGCCGATGTCGTGGGCCTTCTCCAGCACCGTATAGCTGCGGCCACTGGCCTGCAGCGCGACGGCCATCCCGATCCCGGAGAAACCGCTACCGATGATGACGACGTCGTAATCAACCTGGGCGTCCATGAGCTGACGGTACCTGCCCTGCCAGACTGGGCGCCTGCCGCGAGTGGCTCGGGACCGGCTCGGAGAGGAAGCGCACCCATGGGCGATACCGGGATGATGATCGGCGCCACCGCGTTGCGGGCACAGTTCGCCCGGCGGCTCTCAGACCTGTACGGGCGCGAGGTCCCGGCGTACACGACGTTGCTCCAGGTGTCCCGCGAGGTGAACGAC
This portion of the Dermatophilaceae bacterium Sec6.4 genome encodes:
- a CDS encoding MFS transporter, with translation MSPSRSVSATSSAEVAGTNPRALLAVASIAVALAAADTYVVVLALTDMMTGVGVGIESLQKATPIISGFLLGYVAVLPLIGRLADVLDRQRILLACLAIFVVGSAITAMASELSVLVVGRVLQGLGGGGLVPATLALVAQLWPPGERGTPLGIVGAVQEIGSVLGPLIGALILTIWDWRAIFWVNAVAGVALAVAIRIVGGAPAPTTRVRPYWWRPVAVVTAVAGLIGAVLLTLALTAPSALTSSIRWGAPFVPYGAHTSRMLTPIGVWSMIALGIALMLAVLLVWRVFASVDLPGAALIGLALGALILTFATSDPSRQVIGPLGLWLLPIAVIASGLFAWRQRVIADPLVARGVIRGRVTPALVCSLFAGTALVSIIVDIPLLAQLTITGNTERDGALILLRFLVAVPVGALAGGLLLRRFGPGLIAPVGFALTAAGLLVMSTWGKGSLQSASAWIVLIVVGLGIGLSIAPINDAALYEATPDQQGIVSALVVVSRMIGMVVGLGLLTAIGLHQFYERVAGITNATDRQIADAAIVQVQTIFLGAAIAGFVAAAVGIALGVRKIAVHHVLGESVPRESVES
- a CDS encoding NAD(P)/FAD-dependent oxidoreductase, which encodes MDAQVDYDVVIIGSGFSGIGMAVALQASGRSYTVLEKAHDIGGTWRDNRYPGCACDVPSHLYSFSFEPNPYWSRAYATSDEIQDYLLYVVEKYDVRKHVQFDAQVTRGVYDESLSVWHLTVLGADDEEQHLVAGAVVLGVGALHDPSLPDIPGLENFAGEIMHTATWDPGASMFGRKVGIIGTGASAVQAIPYLAQDADHLTVFQRTPAWVLPKIDPEYPESLHDAYEKRPWLMKAHRAKIQTWNEIRGYAFSRAVPVLKAYSLLARANIAKAVKDPVLRRKLTPSYTLGCKRVTFSSTYYPALARKNVHVETESVATADGMGLTTVDGTRHELDVLVLATGFDVTGSYRHLGFTGSGGHDLAHEWDRGITSYYGVTVPHFPNLFFLLGPNTALGHNSVVLMIEAQIALTVKLLDERDERGAGAIEVREAVAEAHLATLDRRTSSTVWAIGGCNSWYLDELGRNRTLWPGSVPEYERRTRRPEMIDYEFTGSPNTATVA